A single bacterium DNA region contains:
- a CDS encoding GAF domain-containing protein, whose product MIGTNTEFILKTKQELNCKIIRTMLNYVFERKGESCAKEFIQAVDLDEAYIRNENNWVSFDTYTRGCEFIKKVFDDDTIFYKIGIYSFSNPNNFGTMARMALRLLTPNAIFKKTAEIANHAVKFGKYRVAEFDKNRMVLEFKNAPNYPFYQHNCDYRLGLFAGIPQLFGLPIAKHRHLKCVSKGDDRCEYEFIWQAKSLVLFRKHAVRGFLTGSGLSVIFFLMNSFGNIKIQTVLTVFTTLIFYLLGVILDMRATAKDNALISNAESNEIEETIAFANQKYKEASETVRKLEAIIEANAAFSLKLLGSELIDVVLNIIKHSLGYDRAMIMMVDETGRYLSNPTVVSDETERDQKSVDLLTIDLNDNNMLFSKVVQSGEPILISNVDQHPELKDRPAIKISGTKSFVVLPLKFGSRVRGIISIDRLTSAAPMNQEDVKILSTLMTMLSVVLENVELYQGLEVRVRERTAQLFQANTELEKAYGDLMNAQTQLIHSEKMAGLGKLVAGIAHEMNNPAGILSGYVELVELYANRLNKNFGSAIQTFSSDKNFVSEIEQFKKLLAEINACLDPCKRSIVRMKNIVQDLRNFSRLDENELMPADLNEGIEKMLQFFRNQTQNQIKIITNLTPLPLVHCFPGHLNQVFSNMILNSIEAIKGDGTITISTKVSDENEFLKTRHVRIDIADTGTGIKPENVDKIYDPFYTTKDIGQGQGLGLAIAYGIVSRHNGKILVKSEYGKGTNMTILIPVEFDAVV is encoded by the coding sequence ATGATAGGAACAAACACCGAATTTATTTTAAAAACGAAGCAGGAACTCAACTGTAAGATCATCCGCACCATGCTTAATTACGTTTTCGAGCGAAAGGGAGAATCTTGCGCAAAAGAATTCATCCAAGCCGTTGATTTGGATGAAGCCTATATTCGCAACGAGAATAATTGGGTCTCATTTGATACCTACACCCGCGGCTGTGAATTCATAAAAAAAGTGTTCGACGACGATACGATTTTCTACAAGATCGGTATTTATTCTTTTTCCAATCCAAACAATTTCGGCACCATGGCCCGTATGGCGCTTCGGCTTCTAACGCCTAATGCCATATTTAAAAAAACGGCGGAGATTGCTAATCATGCGGTAAAATTTGGCAAATACCGTGTTGCGGAGTTTGATAAAAACCGTATGGTGCTCGAGTTTAAAAACGCGCCGAATTATCCGTTTTATCAGCATAATTGCGATTATCGCCTCGGCCTTTTTGCCGGCATACCGCAACTTTTTGGACTACCGATAGCCAAGCATCGACATCTCAAGTGCGTATCCAAAGGCGATGATAGATGCGAGTATGAGTTTATATGGCAAGCTAAGAGCTTAGTGTTGTTTCGAAAGCATGCCGTTCGTGGATTCTTGACCGGGAGCGGACTTTCAGTAATATTTTTTTTAATGAATTCCTTTGGCAATATTAAGATACAAACCGTTCTCACCGTATTCACAACGTTGATTTTTTATCTGTTGGGCGTCATTTTGGATATGCGTGCAACAGCGAAAGACAATGCGCTGATCTCCAATGCAGAATCCAACGAGATAGAAGAAACCATTGCTTTTGCCAATCAAAAATACAAAGAAGCTTCTGAAACGGTTAGAAAACTTGAAGCCATCATCGAGGCAAATGCTGCTTTCAGCTTGAAGCTTTTGGGGTCAGAACTTATCGACGTCGTTTTAAATATTATCAAACATTCTCTCGGTTATGACCGGGCCATGATCATGATGGTAGACGAGACAGGAAGATATTTATCTAATCCTACGGTCGTCAGCGATGAAACTGAGAGAGACCAAAAATCCGTAGATCTTCTCACGATCGATCTTAATGATAATAATATGCTGTTCTCCAAAGTAGTGCAATCAGGGGAACCCATCCTCATTTCTAATGTAGATCAGCACCCTGAATTGAAAGACCGGCCAGCAATAAAAATATCAGGCACCAAATCTTTTGTAGTCCTCCCTCTTAAGTTCGGCTCCCGTGTACGCGGCATTATCAGCATCGATCGTTTAACTTCAGCCGCGCCGATGAATCAGGAAGACGTCAAGATTTTGTCTACGTTAATGACTATGCTGTCGGTCGTTCTTGAAAATGTAGAACTGTATCAGGGTTTGGAAGTGCGCGTAAGAGAACGAACTGCCCAGTTATTTCAGGCAAATACCGAACTCGAAAAAGCGTACGGAGATCTAATGAACGCTCAAACCCAGCTTATCCATTCAGAAAAAATGGCCGGATTGGGTAAACTCGTTGCCGGTATTGCGCATGAAATGAATAATCCCGCCGGTATTCTTTCCGGATATGTAGAATTGGTCGAACTTTATGCAAACCGTCTGAATAAAAATTTTGGTTCGGCAATTCAAACCTTTTCCTCTGACAAGAATTTTGTTTCGGAGATTGAACAATTCAAAAAGCTTCTCGCCGAGATCAACGCCTGTTTGGACCCTTGCAAACGCTCCATTGTTCGAATGAAAAATATTGTGCAGGATCTTCGCAATTTTTCCAGATTGGACGAAAACGAACTGATGCCGGCCGACCTGAACGAAGGAATTGAGAAGATGCTTCAATTTTTTAGAAATCAGACGCAAAACCAAATTAAAATTATTACCAACTTGACTCCTCTCCCTTTAGTTCATTGCTTTCCGGGACATTTAAATCAGGTTTTTTCAAATATGATCCTTAATTCTATTGAAGCGATCAAGGGTGACGGCACCATTACTATTTCAACAAAAGTTAGCGACGAAAATGAGTTTTTAAAAACACGGCATGTTCGTATAGATATCGCCGATACGGGCACAGGAATCAAACCTGAAAATGTGGATAAGATCTATGATCCTTTCTACACGACGAAGGATATCGGTCAAGGCCAAGGCCTTGGACTAGCTATTGCTTATGGCATCGTCTCTCGCCACAATGGAAAAATTCTTGTGAAAAGCGAGTACGGCAAAGGAACGAACATGACTATTTTGATTCCGGTTGAATTTGATGCCGTTGTTTAA
- a CDS encoding DMT family transporter yields MNKSSTLRIHLALLFVSAVFGINSVTAKIALQEIDPMALVCIRIFIAAVILYALHRVFIKEKIRSLRDYIELAFFSVFGIIINQTLFLKGLALTTAINATVLVTTIPVVTIVIAIIMGREKISFRKIVGSLISFAGVILLLGAERIDLNNQFFVGNVLVFINAVSFGVYLVISKNILKRYHPATVTTWTFIFGGIGVMPFGIDKAIHLPYAEISMTAWFCVAFLILFSSVIVYYINSWALQRTTSSTVAVYIYVQPIVATIISTWTLGETLTWSTVFAALLIFAGVFIVSLKMRAELKAEAASKELDLVRESMALKED; encoded by the coding sequence ATGAATAAATCCTCCACTCTTCGTATTCATCTTGCGTTGTTATTCGTTTCCGCCGTGTTCGGCATTAATTCCGTTACCGCGAAAATTGCGCTGCAGGAAATTGATCCCATGGCGCTGGTCTGCATTCGAATTTTTATTGCTGCAGTTATTTTATATGCTCTTCACCGAGTTTTTATAAAAGAAAAAATCCGATCTCTTCGGGATTATATCGAACTCGCCTTCTTTAGCGTTTTTGGTATTATCATCAATCAGACTTTGTTTCTTAAAGGCCTTGCCTTGACCACCGCGATTAACGCTACGGTACTCGTGACAACCATACCGGTAGTAACTATTGTAATTGCGATCATAATGGGACGCGAGAAGATCAGTTTCAGAAAGATCGTTGGTTCGTTAATTTCCTTTGCCGGCGTCATACTTCTTCTGGGCGCAGAGCGAATAGATTTGAACAATCAATTTTTTGTTGGAAACGTCCTTGTTTTTATCAACGCCGTCTCTTTTGGTGTATATTTGGTTATTTCAAAAAACATTTTAAAACGTTATCATCCGGCCACCGTCACAACGTGGACATTTATATTCGGCGGAATCGGTGTAATGCCATTTGGAATAGATAAGGCCATCCATTTGCCTTATGCCGAAATTTCTATGACCGCCTGGTTCTGTGTCGCGTTTTTGATTTTATTTTCATCGGTGATCGTTTATTATATAAACAGCTGGGCGCTTCAGCGAACGACTTCCTCCACGGTTGCTGTCTATATTTACGTTCAACCCATCGTTGCCACGATTATTTCGACATGGACGCTTGGCGAAACTCTCACATGGTCAACGGTTTTTGCTGCCCTTCTCATATTTGCAGGCGTTTTCATTGTCAGCTTGAAAATGAGGGCGGAACTCAAAGCGGAAGCGGCTTCGAAAGAACTCGACTTGGTCAGGGAATCCATGGCGCTCAAAGAGGATTGA
- a CDS encoding PEGA domain-containing protein has product MHNKLILIIGFFLFTSILNAQKKTVGVLELKNTGGITSNESSALTNRFRAMLVQTESFVVLERDKMNEILKEQDFISSDNCNTAECAVQIGQLLGVEKMIGGDIGKVGNTYTIDMRIVDVKTGAIEKSVSNDFKGEVDGLLNLMNEVSGVFAGISAQMKTISRSGTADVYVSSNPEGAEIFVDNNSTGLRSPALVEGLAPGFHTIHLKKDGLVGSQFLELIEGSIPSILVELTRPKVSVKLLSNPIGAFVLSGKDSLGKTPMVYTVPIGEAEIKLFLPGYLDTIVKLSLKEADAGRVINVEMGKADRMYIQTNPSSARVYIDKKLVGYSPCTVPVMNSSQELIVEATDYYTYRKILTGSDNPNIQIALISKNTKWKASITINSNPQNASIYLQTFSGSELIGETPLTRNWKEGANKITLHKKGYKNISVEIAPYHPVIDIELEPE; this is encoded by the coding sequence ATGCATAATAAATTAATACTGATTATCGGATTTTTTCTTTTTACAAGTATTCTAAATGCACAAAAGAAAACCGTTGGCGTGCTTGAACTTAAAAACACCGGTGGAATTACTAGCAATGAAAGTTCGGCTCTGACCAACCGATTCCGCGCTATGTTGGTCCAAACAGAAAGTTTCGTAGTTCTGGAGCGGGATAAGATGAATGAGATTCTCAAAGAACAGGATTTTATTTCAAGCGATAATTGCAACACAGCTGAATGTGCGGTGCAGATTGGGCAATTGCTCGGCGTCGAAAAGATGATCGGCGGGGACATCGGAAAAGTTGGAAACACCTACACTATCGATATGCGAATAGTTGACGTAAAAACGGGCGCGATCGAAAAATCGGTTAGCAATGATTTTAAGGGTGAAGTGGATGGGTTGCTTAATTTAATGAATGAGGTATCCGGGGTATTTGCAGGAATCAGCGCACAGATGAAAACCATTTCGCGAAGCGGAACGGCAGATGTTTATGTCAGTTCTAACCCCGAAGGCGCAGAAATATTCGTTGATAATAACTCGACAGGTTTACGGTCTCCTGCGCTGGTAGAAGGATTAGCGCCGGGATTCCATACCATTCACCTTAAAAAAGACGGATTGGTTGGTAGTCAGTTTTTAGAATTGATTGAAGGCAGTATACCTTCCATATTGGTTGAACTTACCCGGCCAAAAGTATCAGTTAAACTGCTCTCAAACCCTATTGGGGCGTTCGTTCTTTCAGGGAAAGACAGTTTGGGAAAAACTCCGATGGTTTATACAGTACCAATAGGCGAGGCAGAAATTAAATTGTTTCTACCGGGATATCTAGATACTATTGTCAAGCTTTCATTGAAAGAAGCAGACGCAGGGCGCGTCATCAATGTTGAGATGGGGAAAGCGGATAGAATGTATATTCAGACAAATCCTTCTTCTGCGAGGGTATATATTGACAAAAAGCTCGTGGGATATTCTCCGTGTACAGTTCCAGTAATGAATAGCTCACAGGAATTGATTGTTGAAGCCACAGATTATTATACTTACCGCAAGATACTCACTGGAAGCGATAACCCAAATATTCAGATAGCCTTAATCAGCAAGAACACTAAGTGGAAAGCTTCCATCACTATCAATTCAAATCCGCAGAATGCCAGCATTTATCTTCAGACATTCAGCGGATCGGAATTAATCGGCGAAACACCATTGACGCGTAATTGGAAAGAGGGAGCAAATAAAATCACGCTTCATAAAAAGGGTTACAAAAATATATCTGTCGAGATAGCACCATATCATCCGGTAATAGATATCGAATTGGAGCCTGAGTAA